The Deltaproteobacteria bacterium genome contains the following window.
GAGTGTGTGGAGTGCGGCGTCTGCCTGAGGGCTGACGTGTGTCCGACCGACGCCATCTTCCAGCAGGAGCTGGCCTGGCCGCGCATCGTGCGCCAGGAATTCAGCAACCCCCTCATCCGGCACCCCAGCACCGATATCGGAGGGCGGGGGACGGAAGAGATGAAGACCAATGATGTCACCAATCGTTTCCAGGCGGGGTTCGCCGGAATCGGCCTGGAGTTTGGCCGGCCGGGCGTGGCGACTCGCTTCAGCGACGTTCAGACCATGGCCCAGGCCCTAGCCCCTATGGGCGTCCAGTTCGAGTCCCAAAACCCGGTGACCGCCTTGATGATCGACAAGGGCAAGGGCTTGCTCAAACCGGAGGTCCTCAACGAAAAGGCCCTTTCGGCGATCATCGAATTCATCATTCCCCTGGAAAAATTAGAAGAGGTTTTTCGGAAGATTAAAGAGGTAGCTCCCAAGCTGAAGACCGTGGTCACCATGGAGATGATCTCCCGCGTGGGGGAAGATGGCTCTATTCCCACTCTTCCCATTGCCAAGAAAGTGGGTTTTACGGCCCGGCCGAACACCAAAACTAACGT
Protein-coding sequences here:
- a CDS encoding 4Fe-4S ferredoxin, with the translated sequence ECVECGVCLRADVCPTDAIFQQELAWPRIVRQEFSNPLIRHPSTDIGGRGTEEMKTNDVTNRFQAGFAGIGLEFGRPGVATRFSDVQTMAQALAPMGVQFESQNPVTALMIDKGKGLLKPEVLNEKALSAIIEFIIPLEKLEEVFRKIKEVAPKLKTVVTMEMISRVGEDGSIPTLPIAKKVGFTARPNTKTNVGLGRPGK